From one Pseudomonas sp. S35 genomic stretch:
- a CDS encoding helix-turn-helix transcriptional regulator, producing MDIQIISRNGEPEYAVLPWDQYQALLKAAGQQQPTQAPSPTVQATPEHALRPLTDLRGLREAKGLAIETLARTVGISPSYLGLIESGERQPDAAIRRSLAWEFGVAGWRDES from the coding sequence ATGGATATTCAGATAATTTCACGCAATGGCGAACCCGAATACGCGGTGTTGCCATGGGATCAGTACCAGGCGCTGCTAAAAGCTGCCGGTCAGCAACAGCCTACACAAGCACCTTCTCCTACTGTCCAAGCCACGCCCGAGCACGCTCTGCGCCCGCTCACGGACCTGCGTGGCTTGCGTGAAGCCAAGGGCCTGGCGATCGAGACCCTCGCGCGTACCGTGGGCATCAGCCCCTCGTATCTCGGATTGATCGAAAGTGGTGAACGTCAGCCGGATGCTGCGATCCGCCGCAGCCTGGCCTGGGAATTTGGCGTTGCAGGTTGGAGGGATGAATCTTGA
- a CDS encoding LysR substrate-binding domain-containing protein: MSRRNVDLPPLNCLQTFEVAARHLSFTQAAHELNLTQSAVSRQIKRLEEDLARPLFYRLALGLSLTPAGVRYFRTVQRLLRELDRESAELRRRGADHQLTLASTPTISSIWLAGLLPQFQREHPDLDIRILCSENPSHLDVSEYDLGLFYHLDEMAAPLGLELTPVFDSEQVITVCSPGYIERHGPIRDLQHLLQAHTLLIVEDHYHDWLTWADWFVDAGAHYHTPRHALRTNSYQLLMQSALMGHGVALGWQSLLQSELVAGRLQKALPHSMHSCGRLHLMQPHHRNPPPAARSFRQWLLAYAGRAQDSL; the protein is encoded by the coding sequence ATGTCGCGCCGAAACGTCGATCTTCCACCGCTCAACTGCCTGCAGACCTTCGAAGTGGCTGCCCGCCATTTGAGCTTTACCCAGGCGGCTCATGAACTGAACTTGACTCAGAGCGCCGTCAGCCGCCAGATCAAGCGCCTGGAAGAAGACTTGGCCCGCCCGTTGTTCTACCGTCTTGCCTTGGGGTTGAGCCTGACCCCCGCTGGGGTACGTTACTTTCGCACCGTCCAGCGCCTGCTGCGCGAGCTGGACCGTGAGTCCGCCGAACTGCGCCGCCGGGGCGCCGACCACCAGTTGACCCTGGCCAGCACGCCCACCATCAGTTCCATCTGGCTGGCTGGTCTGCTGCCGCAGTTCCAGCGGGAACACCCGGACCTGGATATCCGCATCCTGTGCAGCGAAAACCCCAGCCACCTGGATGTCAGTGAGTATGATCTGGGCCTGTTCTATCACCTGGATGAGATGGCGGCGCCTCTTGGCCTGGAGCTGACGCCCGTGTTCGACAGCGAGCAGGTGATCACGGTGTGCAGCCCGGGTTACATCGAGCGCCATGGCCCGATTCGCGACCTGCAACATCTGTTGCAGGCCCACACGTTGTTAATCGTCGAAGACCATTACCATGACTGGTTGACCTGGGCCGACTGGTTTGTCGACGCCGGCGCCCATTACCACACGCCGCGCCATGCCTTGCGCACCAATAGCTATCAACTGTTGATGCAGTCAGCGCTGATGGGGCATGGCGTCGCGCTGGGCTGGCAAAGCCTGTTGCAGAGCGAGTTGGTCGCGGGGCGTTTGCAAAAGGCTTTACCTCACAGCATGCACAGTTGTGGCCGCCTGCACTTGATGCAACCCCACCACCGCAACCCGCCGCCGGCGGCGCGCAGTTTCCGCCAATGGTTACTGGCCTATGCCGGGCGGGCGCAAGACTCTCTCTGA
- a CDS encoding catalase family protein: protein MMIRSRYDQPSLLTRLWLRIGRFLGKTLMWLVGLGLLGWLAATAWYAWQHSGPVSPNEQIPAGEAAMTQGIIQTAVRIVDQHREGTRYLRDAHAKAHGCVKAEVSVLADLDPALRQGVFAEPGKTWQAMMRLSNGNAYPQFDSIRDARGMAIKLLDVPGKQLLADQQARAEQDFVMFSHPNFFVSDVAEYAQNIGAQADGKKVLAFFPKADPRSWQVRHLFIALATLAPAPASPTQTTYFSVSPYKFGAANAKFRVAPDPQSCPEYALPKQNQDLPNFLRSALSQQLSTDRVPACFVLQIQRQNPQKFMPIEDTSIEWKESDAPYESVATVRIPAQDFDTPALNLACDNQSFNPWFGVAEHRPIGGINRLRKAVYEAVSDYRHSRNAP from the coding sequence ATGATGATCCGATCTCGATACGACCAACCGTCCCTGCTCACCCGCCTGTGGCTGCGCATCGGTAGATTCCTCGGCAAGACCTTGATGTGGCTGGTGGGCCTGGGCTTGCTCGGCTGGCTGGCCGCTACCGCCTGGTACGCCTGGCAACACAGCGGGCCGGTGTCGCCCAATGAGCAAATCCCCGCAGGTGAAGCGGCGATGACCCAGGGCATCATTCAGACCGCTGTGCGCATCGTCGACCAACACCGCGAAGGCACGCGTTACCTGCGCGATGCCCACGCCAAGGCGCATGGGTGCGTGAAGGCAGAAGTCAGTGTGCTGGCCGACCTTGACCCGGCGTTGCGCCAGGGTGTGTTCGCCGAACCGGGCAAGACCTGGCAGGCGATGATGCGGCTGTCCAACGGCAACGCTTACCCGCAGTTCGACAGTATTCGCGACGCCCGGGGCATGGCGATCAAGCTGCTCGATGTACCGGGTAAACAACTGTTGGCCGACCAGCAGGCACGGGCCGAACAGGACTTCGTGATGTTCAGCCACCCGAACTTTTTTGTCAGCGATGTGGCGGAATATGCACAGAACATCGGCGCCCAAGCCGACGGCAAGAAAGTCCTGGCGTTCTTCCCCAAGGCCGACCCGCGCAGTTGGCAAGTGCGCCACCTGTTCATCGCCCTGGCGACGCTGGCGCCCGCACCGGCCAGCCCGACGCAGACCACCTACTTTTCCGTATCGCCCTACAAGTTCGGTGCGGCCAACGCCAAGTTCCGCGTCGCGCCCGACCCACAGAGCTGCCCGGAATACGCATTGCCCAAGCAAAACCAGGATCTGCCGAACTTCCTGCGCAGCGCCCTGAGCCAGCAACTGTCTACCGACCGCGTGCCGGCCTGTTTCGTATTGCAGATCCAGCGGCAGAACCCGCAGAAATTCATGCCGATCGAAGACACCAGCATCGAATGGAAGGAAAGCGACGCGCCGTATGAAAGCGTGGCCACGGTGCGGATCCCCGCCCAGGATTTCGATACACCTGCGCTGAACCTGGCCTGTGACAACCAGTCTTTCAACCCTTGGTTTGGCGTGGCGGAACACCGGCCCATCGGCGGTATCAACCGCTTGCGCAAAGCGGTGTACGAGGCTGTCAGCGACTATCGTCACAGCCGCAACGCGCCCTAG
- a CDS encoding BCCT family transporter gives MKYPLRPLVFWPTFLILLAAVIASYIDLNAFLAVSKQLNSVILQNFSWLFSAGSFAMVVLTGIVYFSALGNVRIGGEEAQPLLSKRRWFMVALCTTLAVGVLFWTTAEPLYHLYSPPTSLPIEAGSGAAKSFAMSTMFLHWTITPYAIYLVPSLVFALVFYNCRSRFSIGAMLTPLLGEARVKRYAGLIDTLAMFALVAGMASSLGTGALTLSGGLSQYIGGETTPLRLAIIIAIIVITFVASAASGLQRGIVMLSSFNTWIMLALGLFVLLCGPTLYMFSLGVESLGVYLDTFFSRSLFTGAASGDTWPQSWTVFYWSVWFAWAPVSALFLGKIGRGYTVREFIQINMLYPALFTAVWICIFSGTSLYFDALGDGSLNRVLNEQGVEHVLYQMFQQLPASGLMVAFLLFVAFISFVTAADSSTDVIANLCSKGVTADSDLDGNPMLKIVWGVIIGTVSWVMVAFVGIDGVKMLSNLGGLPGMVLVLLASTSLIFWLKNPALLDMKNLQPTHEADARDASPVPAFAR, from the coding sequence ATGAAATACCCATTACGTCCGTTGGTGTTCTGGCCAACGTTTCTGATTCTGCTGGCAGCAGTGATTGCCAGCTACATCGACCTGAATGCCTTCCTGGCGGTGAGCAAGCAGCTCAATAGCGTGATCCTGCAAAACTTCTCGTGGCTGTTCAGTGCTGGCTCGTTTGCCATGGTGGTATTGACCGGCATCGTCTATTTCTCGGCCTTGGGCAACGTGCGCATCGGCGGTGAAGAGGCTCAGCCGTTGCTCAGCAAACGGCGCTGGTTCATGGTGGCACTGTGCACCACCCTGGCGGTCGGCGTGTTGTTCTGGACCACTGCCGAACCGCTCTATCACCTGTATTCGCCGCCCACCAGCCTGCCCATCGAAGCAGGCAGCGGTGCCGCCAAAAGCTTTGCCATGTCGACGATGTTCCTGCACTGGACCATCACCCCCTATGCGATTTACCTGGTGCCCTCGCTGGTGTTTGCGTTGGTGTTCTACAACTGCCGCAGCCGTTTCTCCATCGGCGCCATGCTTACACCGCTGCTGGGCGAAGCGCGGGTCAAGCGCTATGCCGGGCTGATCGACACCCTGGCGATGTTCGCCCTGGTGGCCGGTATGGCTTCATCCCTGGGCACCGGCGCATTGACCTTGTCGGGCGGCCTGAGCCAGTACATCGGCGGCGAAACCACGCCGTTGCGGCTGGCGATCATCATCGCGATCATCGTGATCACCTTCGTCGCGTCGGCCGCCAGCGGCCTGCAACGTGGGATTGTGATGCTGTCATCGTTCAACACCTGGATCATGCTGGCGCTGGGGCTGTTCGTGCTGTTGTGCGGGCCGACGCTGTACATGTTCAGCCTCGGCGTCGAGTCCCTCGGCGTTTACCTCGACACCTTCTTCAGCCGCAGCCTGTTTACCGGCGCCGCCAGTGGCGACACCTGGCCACAGAGCTGGACGGTGTTCTACTGGTCGGTGTGGTTTGCCTGGGCGCCCGTGAGTGCGTTGTTCCTCGGCAAGATCGGCCGTGGCTACACCGTGCGCGAATTCATCCAAATCAACATGCTGTACCCGGCGCTGTTCACTGCGGTATGGATCTGCATCTTCTCCGGCACCAGCCTGTACTTCGATGCGCTGGGCGATGGCAGCCTCAACCGCGTGCTGAACGAGCAGGGCGTCGAACACGTGCTGTACCAGATGTTCCAGCAATTGCCGGCCAGCGGTTTGATGGTCGCGTTCCTGCTGTTCGTGGCGTTCATCTCATTTGTCACCGCGGCGGACTCCAGCACCGATGTGATCGCCAACCTCTGCAGCAAGGGCGTGACAGCTGACTCTGACCTGGACGGCAACCCGATGCTGAAGATTGTCTGGGGCGTGATCATTGGCACCGTGTCGTGGGTGATGGTCGCCTTTGTCGGCATTGATGGGGTGAAGATGCTCTCCAATCTGGGCGGCTTGCCGGGGATGGTCCTGGTGCTGCTGGCGAGCACTTCGCTGATCTTCTGGTTGAAAAACCCTGCCTTGCTGGACATGAAAAACCTCCAGCCAACCCATGAGGCGGATGCACGCGACGCCAGCCCTGTGCCAGCTTTTGCCCGCTGA
- a CDS encoding sigma-70 family RNA polymerase sigma factor, with the protein MPSTSPHQNIGDLYRDHRGWLLGWLRHRLGNSADAADLTHDTFMRLLGAKPCAIDSPRAYLATVANRLLISLYRRRSLEQAWLETLAHLPEQNVPSLESQALILEALHEVDQVLSCLPARTRQAFLMAQLEGYTQEEIALQLGIHVRSVQRHLARAYEECIILATKPS; encoded by the coding sequence ATGCCCTCTACCAGCCCCCATCAGAATATCGGCGACCTTTATCGCGACCATCGCGGTTGGTTACTGGGGTGGTTGCGCCACCGTCTAGGCAACAGTGCCGATGCTGCCGACCTGACGCACGATACCTTCATGCGTCTGCTAGGCGCCAAGCCGTGCGCCATCGATAGCCCACGCGCTTACCTGGCGACAGTCGCCAACCGCCTGCTGATAAGCCTCTATCGGCGCCGCTCACTGGAGCAGGCCTGGTTGGAAACGTTGGCCCACTTGCCGGAGCAGAACGTCCCTTCGCTGGAGAGCCAGGCGCTGATTCTCGAAGCCTTGCATGAGGTGGATCAGGTGCTCTCGTGCCTGCCTGCCAGGACGCGCCAAGCCTTTCTCATGGCCCAACTTGAGGGCTACACCCAAGAAGAGATTGCCCTCCAACTGGGTATCCATGTGCGCTCGGTGCAACGTCATCTGGCAAGGGCCTACGAGGAGTGCATCATCCTGGCCACGAAACCATCATGA
- a CDS encoding DUF1232 domain-containing protein, translating to MKPPFNFTRFLPMAARLLGRGRLPTLLFAVAAKGSSQGNRLGKLKDDFKLLQALCLAYWRGEYRAISPKALISVVAGLMYFLSPIDAIPDFIPMFGMLDDIAVLAWVMKTLDGELSAFRAWRDALRPEKLAVVERLPATPALLAKENPRKN from the coding sequence ATGAAACCACCCTTCAATTTCACCCGCTTCCTGCCCATGGCTGCACGCTTGCTGGGCCGTGGGCGTCTGCCGACCTTGCTGTTTGCTGTCGCCGCCAAGGGCTCAAGCCAGGGCAACCGCCTGGGCAAGCTCAAGGATGATTTCAAACTGCTTCAAGCCCTGTGCCTGGCGTACTGGCGGGGTGAATACCGCGCGATCAGCCCCAAGGCATTGATCTCGGTGGTGGCGGGGTTGATGTACTTCCTGAGCCCGATTGATGCGATCCCGGACTTTATTCCCATGTTTGGCATGCTCGATGACATCGCGGTACTGGCGTGGGTCATGAAGACCCTGGACGGCGAACTAAGCGCCTTTCGTGCCTGGCGTGACGCCCTGCGTCCGGAAAAACTAGCGGTGGTTGAGCGCCTGCCTGCGACACCAGCCTTGCTGGCCAAGGAAAATCCGCGAAAAAACTGA
- a CDS encoding di-heme-cytochrome C peroxidase yields the protein MRIFSRVLLLIIAMLGLILAVVIYYTLNPKLPDYVPVEQVHYQDQWSAADRQTYYFTPQGTQVKGLHYDWFTALELPFSERRFAAPDYLARFGFLVDPKQVPTTQNPGNLPVGFARHKNSGNNVEYLDITCAACHTGELHFKGQALRIDGGSAQHVLPSSVPTLRGGSFGQALVASLAATYYNPWKFERFARQVLGDRYDAERNQLRLDFKQSLNQFIKVAWNDTHRGLYPTEEGPGRTDAFGRIANASFGDAISPDNYRVANAPVDYPQLWDIWTFDWVQWNGSAQQPMARNIGEALGVGATLTFFDSAGQPLQGDARYPSSVRVHDLNLIEETLQRLKPPTWPEDMLGAIDKPLAAQGRALFAENCAGCHVPAISQAGGRPVQSLKMLPVDYIGTDPGTASNITDQRYDLSALQWDPAELAKLNVQLHPTPTEPLDLKNMSVAKGLAYVTAFVEDHAYRAAGVTPAERSRLDGYGLPIGVRELRAYKARPLAGVWATPPFLHNGSVPTIYQLLSPQDERSTSFYKGTFNYDPRHLGFETDAFKNAFLFDTKLTGNHNSGHEFRAGERGKGVIGRGLLPQERWALLEYLKVLGGPLEQQLP from the coding sequence TTGCGCATTTTTTCCCGTGTATTACTCCTGATAATTGCCATGCTGGGCCTGATCCTGGCCGTGGTGATCTACTACACCCTCAACCCCAAGCTGCCGGACTATGTGCCCGTGGAGCAGGTGCACTACCAGGACCAATGGAGTGCCGCTGACCGTCAGACCTATTACTTCACGCCCCAGGGCACCCAGGTAAAAGGCCTGCATTACGACTGGTTCACCGCGCTGGAACTGCCGTTCTCCGAGCGTCGTTTTGCCGCGCCCGACTACCTGGCGCGCTTCGGCTTCCTGGTCGACCCGAAACAAGTACCCACGACGCAAAACCCCGGCAACCTGCCAGTAGGTTTTGCCCGCCACAAAAACTCCGGCAACAATGTTGAATACCTGGACATCACCTGCGCCGCCTGCCATACCGGCGAGCTGCATTTCAAAGGCCAGGCCCTGCGTATCGACGGCGGTTCGGCCCAGCATGTGCTGCCCTCCAGCGTGCCGACCTTGCGTGGCGGCAGTTTCGGCCAGGCCTTGGTTGCCAGCCTCGCCGCGACCTACTACAACCCGTGGAAATTCGAGCGCTTCGCCCGCCAGGTGCTGGGTGATCGCTATGATGCCGAACGCAACCAACTGCGCCTGGACTTCAAGCAGTCGCTGAACCAGTTCATCAAAGTCGCCTGGAACGATACCCACCGCGGCCTCTACCCCACCGAAGAAGGCCCTGGGCGTACCGACGCTTTCGGCCGCATCGCCAACGCCAGCTTTGGCGACGCCATTTCCCCAGACAACTACCGCGTCGCCAACGCGCCCGTAGACTACCCACAACTGTGGGATATCTGGACCTTCGACTGGGTGCAGTGGAACGGCTCGGCCCAGCAACCGATGGCCCGTAACATCGGCGAAGCCCTTGGTGTGGGTGCCACGCTGACGTTCTTCGACAGCGCAGGCCAGCCGCTCCAGGGCGACGCCCGCTACCCTTCCAGCGTGCGGGTACACGACCTCAACCTGATCGAAGAAACCCTGCAACGCCTCAAGCCACCGACCTGGCCCGAAGACATGCTCGGCGCGATCGACAAGCCGCTCGCCGCCCAAGGCCGCGCGCTGTTCGCCGAGAACTGCGCTGGCTGCCATGTGCCTGCCATCAGCCAGGCAGGTGGCCGCCCGGTGCAGAGCCTGAAAATGCTCCCGGTGGACTACATCGGCACCGACCCCGGTACCGCCAGCAACATTACCGACCAGCGCTATGACCTCAGTGCGCTGCAATGGGACCCGGCGGAACTGGCCAAGCTGAATGTCCAGTTGCACCCGACCCCCACCGAACCCCTGGACCTGAAAAACATGTCCGTGGCCAAGGGCCTGGCCTACGTCACCGCCTTCGTCGAAGACCACGCCTACCGCGCCGCCGGTGTCACCCCGGCCGAGCGCTCGCGCCTGGACGGCTACGGCCTGCCGATTGGCGTGCGTGAGCTGCGCGCCTACAAGGCCCGCCCATTGGCGGGTGTCTGGGCTACGCCGCCGTTCCTGCACAACGGTTCAGTGCCAACGATCTACCAATTGCTTTCGCCGCAGGACGAGCGCAGCACCAGCTTCTATAAAGGCACTTTCAACTACGATCCGCGTCACCTGGGCTTTGAGACTGACGCGTTCAAGAATGCATTCCTGTTCGATACCAAACTCACCGGCAACCACAACAGCGGCCACGAATTCCGTGCTGGTGAACGTGGCAAAGGCGTGATCGGCCGCGGCTTGCTGCCGCAGGAGCGCTGGGCGCTGCTGGAATACCTCAAAGTGCTGGGCGGCCCGCTGGAGCAACAACTGCCATGA
- a CDS encoding FecR domain-containing protein translates to MSTQPIDRRVARQAARWFVRLQSNANSTDREACERWRASHADHERAWQLAAHFHARFDDIPAEVGVRALGRPDSLDRRRALKLLTTLIIAAPLGTVAYRALPWREWSADQRTVVGERRDFVLPDGTRVMLNTATAIDIRFDRQQRLVRLYAGEILVSTAADPEKRPLVVETAEGQLRPVGTRFDVRQFDGRTRIAVLEGAVQVYPSQAKDFLRLEAGQQTDFSRALIAPIVALQQNSSDWTHGVLRVDKLRLADFARELGRYRPGLLHCDPAVADWRISGVFQLHDTDLALAALARTLPVQIHTRSRYWVTIAAKEQ, encoded by the coding sequence ATGAGCACTCAGCCCATTGACCGCCGCGTTGCCCGCCAAGCCGCGCGCTGGTTCGTTCGCTTGCAAAGCAACGCCAACTCAACTGATCGCGAAGCCTGTGAGCGCTGGCGTGCCAGCCATGCCGACCACGAGCGTGCCTGGCAACTGGCCGCACATTTCCACGCGCGTTTCGACGATATTCCCGCAGAGGTGGGCGTGCGAGCCCTTGGCCGACCGGACAGCCTCGACCGACGCCGTGCGCTCAAACTGCTGACAACCCTGATCATCGCCGCGCCGCTGGGCACTGTCGCCTACCGCGCACTGCCGTGGCGTGAATGGAGCGCAGACCAACGCACCGTGGTGGGGGAACGCAGGGACTTCGTCCTGCCGGATGGCACCCGCGTGATGCTCAATACCGCCACTGCCATCGACATTCGCTTCGATCGTCAACAACGCCTGGTGCGACTCTACGCGGGAGAGATCCTGGTCAGCACCGCTGCCGATCCCGAAAAGCGCCCACTCGTTGTGGAAACTGCCGAGGGCCAGTTGCGTCCGGTCGGCACGCGTTTCGACGTGCGCCAATTCGACGGCAGAACCCGCATCGCGGTGCTGGAAGGTGCGGTGCAGGTCTACCCATCCCAGGCCAAGGATTTCCTGCGCCTGGAGGCGGGCCAGCAGACCGATTTCAGCCGCGCGCTCATTGCGCCCATCGTCGCGTTGCAGCAAAACAGCAGCGACTGGACACACGGCGTACTGCGTGTGGACAAGCTGCGGCTGGCCGACTTCGCCCGCGAACTGGGCCGCTATCGCCCCGGCCTGTTGCATTGCGATCCAGCGGTGGCCGATTGGCGCATTTCCGGCGTTTTCCAGTTGCATGACACCGACCTTGCCCTGGCCGCCCTAGCCCGGACGCTGCCGGTGCAAATCCACACCCGCAGCCGCTACTGGGTGACCATCGCAGCCAAAGAACAATGA
- a CDS encoding CocE/NonD family hydrolase, whose product MEVVTEFAYTVREIEHCLIPLKDGTQLAARIWLPEVAGSQAFPAILEYLPYRKRDGTAVRDALTHPWMAGQGYVCVRVDMRGNGESQGLMADEYLLQEQDDALEVIDWLCQQPWCDGNVGMMGISWGGFNSLQVAARQPEALKAVITLCSTDDRFADDIHYKGGNLLMENFGWAATMLNFSAAVPDPLLVGDAWKTLWYQRLEAMPLLAETWLRHQTRDDYWRHGSVCEDYSKIKAAVYTVGGWGDAYRNTVSRLMQNLPGPKKAMIGPWIHKYPHFAVPNPAIGFLQEAKRWWDHWLKGIDNAVMDDAACTFYLQDILAPRGSYAERPGIWVQTAGWPDPQVQWHDFSLDQQGLNPGTQPLAAPRSICSPLTTGLHQGEYCAIWFGPDGPTDQRRDDANSLCFDSQPLTEPLALLGDARLTLRLASDTACGQLVARLNAVAPDGQVTQITYGVLNLNLREDFSHVTPVVPGEPMDVQLSLDHIGMRVPAGHRLRLALSTASFPLLWPSRELTTLTLLPTLQCLQLPVFTGDAVACPFEAPQASTPAALEVLRAAAPKRTLIEDVGSGEVCVKIEDDLGAVRFTDHGLSVDQRCTERYHMLPWEPLSARADIQWHYRVGRDQWNVEVESCLNVHADEEWFYIEAEQTAWENGQLEHRRQWSKRVARVAL is encoded by the coding sequence ATGGAAGTCGTCACTGAATTTGCTTACACCGTGCGCGAAATCGAGCACTGCCTGATCCCTCTCAAAGACGGCACACAGTTGGCCGCGCGTATCTGGCTGCCGGAAGTCGCCGGTTCGCAGGCCTTCCCGGCGATCCTTGAATACCTGCCGTACCGCAAGCGCGACGGCACCGCCGTGCGTGATGCGCTGACTCACCCGTGGATGGCCGGGCAGGGCTATGTGTGTGTCCGGGTGGACATGCGTGGCAATGGCGAATCCCAAGGCCTGATGGCTGATGAATACCTGTTGCAAGAGCAGGACGACGCCCTCGAAGTGATCGACTGGCTGTGCCAGCAACCCTGGTGCGACGGCAACGTCGGCATGATGGGCATTTCCTGGGGGGGCTTTAACAGCCTGCAAGTTGCTGCGCGTCAGCCTGAGGCGTTGAAGGCGGTCATCACGTTGTGCTCCACCGATGATCGTTTTGCCGATGACATCCATTACAAAGGCGGCAACTTACTCATGGAGAACTTTGGTTGGGCCGCGACCATGCTTAATTTCAGTGCCGCCGTGCCCGACCCTTTGCTGGTCGGCGATGCCTGGAAAACCCTCTGGTACCAACGCCTGGAAGCCATGCCGCTGCTCGCCGAAACCTGGCTGCGCCACCAGACCCGCGATGACTACTGGCGCCACGGCTCGGTGTGCGAGGACTATTCGAAGATCAAGGCTGCGGTGTATACCGTCGGCGGTTGGGGCGATGCCTACCGCAACACGGTTTCGCGGCTGATGCAAAACCTGCCTGGGCCGAAGAAGGCCATGATCGGCCCGTGGATTCACAAGTATCCGCATTTCGCCGTGCCCAATCCGGCTATTGGCTTCCTGCAAGAGGCCAAGCGCTGGTGGGATCACTGGTTGAAGGGCATCGATAACGCAGTGATGGATGACGCTGCCTGCACCTTTTACCTACAGGACATTCTGGCACCCAGGGGCAGTTATGCCGAGCGACCGGGCATTTGGGTGCAAACTGCCGGGTGGCCGGACCCTCAGGTGCAATGGCACGATTTCAGCCTCGACCAGCAGGGTCTCAACCCAGGCACACAGCCGTTGGCCGCACCGCGCAGTATCTGTTCGCCGCTGACCACTGGGCTGCACCAGGGCGAATACTGCGCCATTTGGTTCGGTCCCGATGGCCCGACGGACCAGCGTCGGGATGACGCCAATTCCCTGTGTTTCGACTCCCAGCCGCTGACTGAGCCTTTGGCGCTGCTGGGTGACGCGCGTCTGACGCTGCGCCTGGCCAGCGACACCGCCTGCGGGCAATTGGTCGCGCGGCTGAATGCAGTGGCACCGGATGGGCAGGTCACGCAGATCACCTACGGTGTACTTAATCTCAACCTGCGCGAAGACTTTTCCCACGTAACCCCCGTAGTGCCGGGTGAGCCGATGGACGTGCAGTTGAGCCTGGACCATATCGGCATGCGCGTTCCCGCCGGCCACCGACTGCGCCTGGCCCTGAGCACTGCCAGCTTCCCGCTGCTATGGCCCAGCCGTGAGCTGACCACCTTGACCTTGCTGCCGACCCTGCAATGCCTGCAACTGCCGGTGTTCACCGGGGATGCGGTGGCTTGCCCGTTCGAGGCGCCGCAAGCCTCCACGCCGGCGGCCCTGGAGGTACTGCGCGCCGCCGCGCCGAAACGCACGTTGATTGAAGATGTTGGCAGTGGCGAAGTGTGTGTAAAGATCGAAGATGACCTGGGCGCGGTGCGTTTTACCGACCATGGCCTGTCAGTGGACCAGCGTTGCACCGAGCGATATCACATGTTGCCTTGGGAGCCGCTGTCGGCCCGTGCAGATATCCAGTGGCACTACCGCGTGGGGCGTGATCAGTGGAATGTGGAGGTGGAAAGCTGCTTGAACGTGCACGCGGATGAGGAATGGTTCTACATCGAAGCGGAACAAACTGCCTGGGAAAACGGCCAGTTGGAACACCGACGGCAGTGGAGCAAGCGCGTGGCGAGGGTCGCGCTGTGA
- a CDS encoding FKBP-type peptidyl-prolyl cis-trans isomerase, translated as MKQHRLAAAVALVSLVLAGCDSQTSVELKTPAQKASYGIGLNMGKSLAQEGMDDLDSKAVAQGIEDAVGKKEQKLKDDELVEAFAALQKRAEERMTKMSEESATAGKKFLEDNAKKDGVVTTASGLQYKITKKADGAQPKPTDVVTVHYTGKLTNGTTFDSSVDRGSPIDLPVSGVIPGWVEGLQLMHVGEKVELYIPSDLAYGAQSPSPAIPANSVLVFDLELLAIKDPAKAEAPEAPAAKK; from the coding sequence ATGAAACAGCATCGGTTGGCGGCGGCGGTGGCCCTGGTTAGCCTGGTACTTGCGGGTTGTGATTCGCAGACCAGCGTAGAGCTGAAAACCCCGGCGCAGAAAGCTTCCTACGGCATCGGCCTGAACATGGGCAAAAGCCTTGCCCAAGAAGGCATGGATGATCTGGATTCCAAGGCTGTAGCCCAGGGCATCGAAGATGCCGTTGGCAAGAAAGAGCAGAAGCTCAAAGACGACGAACTGGTTGAAGCGTTTGCCGCACTGCAAAAGCGTGCTGAAGAACGCATGACCAAAATGAGCGAAGAGTCGGCAACCGCCGGCAAGAAATTCCTCGAAGACAACGCCAAGAAAGACGGCGTTGTCACCACCGCTTCCGGTCTGCAGTACAAGATCACCAAGAAAGCCGACGGCGCACAGCCTAAGCCGACTGACGTGGTGACGGTTCACTACACCGGCAAGCTCACCAACGGCACCACCTTTGACAGCTCCGTGGATCGCGGTAGCCCGATTGACCTGCCGGTCAGCGGCGTGATCCCAGGTTGGGTCGAAGGCCTGCAACTGATGCACGTCGGCGAGAAGGTCGAGTTGTATATCCCGTCCGACCTGGCCTACGGTGCCCAGAGCCCGAGCCCGGCGATTCCAGCCAACTCGGTGCTGGTCTTCGACCTGGAACTGTTGGCCATCAAGGACCCAGCCAAGGCTGAAGCCCCTGAAGCCCCAGCCGCCAAGAAGTAG